Genomic DNA from Amycolatopsis alba DSM 44262:
GCCCACCGCGGTCTCGGTGCTCGATTGTGGTTCCCCGCTCCGGACGGGACCGGGTATGCCGAAGCCGCTGACCTGACCGCCCGGTTGGCGCAGGCCCGTGACGAGCTCGGGCTGATTTCGGCACCACCGGAGAAGGTCACGGACATGGCAGGCCTCGACGACCGGGACGGGCCGCTGTACGTGGTCGCCGACGCCTACGACCTACCGTGGCTGCCTTACGCAGGCCACGAGCACATGTCGCACAGCTTCGTGCTCGCCCGCGCGCCCGAGGGCTGGGACCTCGTGGACGCCTATCACAACGACACCCAATGGGGTCCCGCTCGCCCGGCTGTCCGGTTCTGCACCGACGACCAGGTCGCGGACCTGCTGGCGAATGGGCCGGTCCTGGTCACCACGCTGAAGTCCGGCGCCGTTCCCGCTCGTCCGCCCGCACCATCCGCCGACGGGATCGACGCCTACGCGCTGGCCGGACGAACCTCGGAGACCGCCGTCGAGCAGCTGGTACTCGACGTGTGGCTCATCGAACGTGACCGGCGGCTGCACCTGCGCTGGCTCGACGACCATTCACCGGAGAAAGCCGAGGTGTGGCGATCGGCGGGCCGGGTCGAAGCGTGGCAGCGGCTGGCCGCGCGCACCTATCTCGCACTGCGCAGGCTCCGCCGCGGCCATCCGGTCGGCAGAGAGGTGGTCGACGAGGTGTGTCACCAGTTGCGGATGGACGCCGAACTCACCGATACCGCCGAACCCACCGCGATCCGCGAGGTGGTGCTGTCCGCGATCGGTGAGAGTCTCGCGATCGATCCGTCCACCGTCGCGACCGCGCCGACCCTGCGGGACCTGCCGGGGTTCGACTCGTTCCGGCTCGTCGACGCGCTGGAACGAGTCGAGCGGGCGCTGAGCGCCGAGCTGCCCGATGACCTGGGCGCGGACGACCTCGGCGACGTGGACGGGCTCGTCCGGTTGTTCACCCGTGCGACGGTCCGGAGGTAGGCCGGTGTCCGACGAGGTGCTTCACGACCTGCTCGACTCCGTTACCAGACGGTTCCCGGAAACCCCCGCCGTCGCGTCGCCCACAGGTGAGCGGACCTACCGCGAGCTCGCGGACGAGAGTCTGCGGCTGGCCGCCGGCCTTGCCGGCGCCGGTGTCCGTCGAGGTGAGCGGGTGCTGCTCTGCCTCAGCCGTCCCGAGGACGTCCCGGCGCTGGTCTGGGCGTGCTCACGTGTCGCCGCGGTCTTCGTCTTGACACGGGCGGAACTACCGGAAACCGTGCTGCGGCACATGATCGCCGATGCCGGGCCCGTACTGGTGGTCACCGACGACTCCGGGGTGTCGACGGTCGCGAGGGATATGGGTGTACCGGTGCGCACCCCGCACGAACTGCCGTGCGGCCCGGTGCCCCTGGCCCGGCCACTCCCGGTCGACGCCGCCTGCTTCATCTACACGTCGGGCAGTACCGCACTGCCGAAGGCCGTCGTCTCGACGCACCGGCAAGTGTGCTTCGCCGCCCGAGCCGTCCAAAGCAGACTGTCCTATCGCGACAGTGACACCGTGTACTGTGCGTTGCCGCTGTCCTTCGATTACGGTCTTTACCAACTGTTCCTGTGCGCGCTCGCCGGTGCGCGACTGTGGCTCGCCGAGGGAGCCGGGCCGGCGCTGGTGAACGAACTGACCGCCGCCGGTGCCACCGTGCTGCCCGGTGTCCCCTCGCTCACCGCCAACCTCGCCCGGTTGGTCGCCCGCCGTCCGGCGCCGCCGTCGTTGCGTTTGCTCACCAACACCGGTGCCGCGATGCCGCCCGCGCTCCTCGCCCGGCTTCGAGCGGCCTCGCCCGGACTGCGCGTGCAGCTGATGTACGGGCTCACCGAATGCAAACGCGCCACGATCCTGGCCCCGGACGAGGACCTCGACCGCCCTGGTTCCTGCGGACGCGCGCTGCCCGGCACCGAGGTGTTCGCCATCGGGGCGGACGGCACCCGAGTGCCGCCGGGGGAGGTGGGGGAGCTGGTGGTCCGGGGGCCGAACGTCATGGCCGGGTACTGGCGCCGCCCCGAACTCACCGGGCGGGTGTTTCCCCGCGCCGAGGGGCTGTTCCCCGAACTGCGCACCGGTGACCAGGGCCGTGTCGACGACGAGGGTTACGTCTACTTCGCGGGGCGCCGTGACGACCTCTACAAGGAACGCGGTACGCGCGTGAGCGCGATAGAGGTCGAGGCCGCCGCCTGCCGCGTCCCCGGCGTGCGCGCCGCCGCCGTGCGCCTGCCGGGGGCAGACGAGTTCGGCGCGATGCTGTTCGTGGAATCGGAACTCGACGGCCACGCCGTCCTGGCCGCGCTCGGCGAGCACCTGGAGGCCGCCAAAGTGCCTGCCCGGTGTGTCGTGGTCGACCGGCTTCCGTTGACCCCCAACGGAAAGATCGACCGCCGCGCGCTCGACACGGTGGCCGCACGATGAGCTTCACCGACACCCACGCCCCGGCCTACGTCTACGACCTCGACGAGGTCCGGCGCGCACACGACCTTCTCAGGTCCGCTCTGCCCGAGCCGAGCACTCTGTTCTATTCGGTCAAGGCGAACCCGCATCCCGCTGTCATCGGCGCGCTGGCCGCGCTCGGCTGCCGTGCGGAGGTGTCTTCGTCGGGGGAACTCTCCGCCGCCCTGGCAGCCGGAGTGCCCGCCTCCGATGTGCTCTACACCGGACCCGGCAAACGTGACGCCGAGGTGCTCGACGCGGCCCGGCTCGGCGTGCGGTGGTTCTCCGTCGACTCGCCCGCCGGCCTCGGCCAAGTCGCCCGAGCGGCCGGTGAGTCCGATGTGGACGCCCGGTGCCTGGTGCGGGTCAACGCGGAGACCGCCCCCGGTGGCGGGCAGGGTTTGGCGATGACCGGGGTGACCTCCGCCTTCGGTGCGGACGCGGCGTGGGTCACCGCCGACCCCGGTGCCTTCCGCGACCGCTTCGCAGGCTTCCACCTGTACGCGGGCAGCAACCTGACCGACGCGGACGCACTCGTCGCCCAGTTCGGGCACGCGATCGCCACCGCGCGCACCCTCGCCGACGTTCTCGGCGCCGATCCCGAGGTGCTCGACCTGGGCGGCGGTTTCCCGGCACCGTTCGCCAAGGCAGGTGATCTGGTGCCGTTCCCGGATCTGGGCGGCCGCGTCGCCGACCTGCTCGACGCCGCCTTCCCCGGCTGGCGCTCGGGAACTCCCGAGGTCGCGTTCGAGTCGGGCCGCTACCTCACCTCCACGTGTGGGTCGCTGCTGGTACGGGTCGCCGACGTCAAGCATTCGCACGGGCAGCGAGTCGTGGTGCTGGAGAGCGGTATCAACCATCTCGGCGGGATGTCCGGCCTGCGGCGGCTGCCGCCCCTGGTACCGGACGTCCTGACCGGCGACGCCCGCGGTCCGGCGGAGTCCACCGACCCCGTGCTGCTGGTCGGACCGCTGTGCACGCCACTGGACACCTGGGCGCGCGGCGCGCGGTTGCCCGAGGTGGCCCGTGGGCAAGTACTGCGGGTCCCCAACGTCGGCGCCTACGGCCTGACGGCCAGCGTGGTCGCCTTCCTGAGCCACCCGATGCCCAGCGAGGTCGTCGTCGAGGACGGACGGGTCGTTGACGTCTCCCGCCTCGAACTCGTCCGCACCCACCCCGCCCGTACCGCCATCTGAAGGAGTGCCGCCGATGGAGACCGTGGACCAGGACTTCGCCGCGATGTTGTTGCCCTACCTGAAATACGCGGGCGACGGCGCGGATCTCACCCCCGACGCCGAACTACGCGCGCTCGGGCTGGACTCGATGCGTGCCGTGGAGCTGCTGTTCGCGGTGGAGGACACCTACGCCGTCGTCATCCCCGACGAGCGGCTCACGGACGCGACGTTCGCCACCGTCGGCAGCCTGTGGACCGTGATCGAGGCGGAGCTCGGCACGGAGACGAGGCGGTCGGCATGACGGCGGTGGACGCGGTCGAGCAGGTCCGGATCGCCGCCGAGCGCGAAGCCGACGCCGCCGACCGGGAGGCCCGGTTCCCGGCAGGCGCGCTCGAAGCCATGCGTGCCACCGGACTGCTCGGGATGCTGGTGCCCAAAGAACACGGCGGCCTCGGCGGTTCGATCGGGGACCTGGTCGAGGCCACCGTCGCGCTGGGCAGGACCGACATGTCCGTGGCGATGATCTTCGCCATGCACGGCCAGCAGGTCGCCGCCCTGGCGGGCTACGCCGAGGGCGACCTGCGCGAGCGGGCGCTCACCGAGATCGCCGAAGGCCGGTGCTACGTCGCCTCGGTCACGACCGAGATCAAAGGCGGTGGCCTGCTCGACTCGGACTCCCGGACCGAGCTGGACGAGGGGATGCTGCGGCTGGACCGTTCCGCGCCGATCGTCACCGGTGGCAGGCACGCGGACGCCTTCCTGGTCACCATGCGCTCGCCAGGGGCGGCCTCACCCAACGAGGTCGATCTGGTCTGGGTCGAGCGTGACCAGGTGAGCGTCGCCCCGCTCGGCGGCTGGCAGCCGTTGGGCATGCGCGCCACCGAGAGCGGACCGATGCGGTTGACCGGCGACGTGCCCGCGAGCCAGGTCGTCGGCGGTCACGGAGCCTTTCCGCGGATCGCCGCCGCGGTATTCGCCCCGCTGGCCCACCTGGGCTGGGCCGCGGCCTGGCTGGGGACCGCCGCGGGCGCGTACAGCAGGTTGCTGCGCCACTTGCGCTCGTCCGCCGGGCGCAAGCGCTTCGATCCCGGATCGGACCTGGCACTGGTACGCCTGGCGTCGGTGCGTTCACGGCTCGACGTCGCCAACGCCGTCCTGCGCCACACCGCACGGGCCGTCGAGTCCACAGAGGACCCCACCGAGCTCTCGATCCAACTGCTGGTGAACACCCTCAAGACCCACGCGGCGCAGGAGTGCTTTGCGGCGGTCGACGAGATGATCGAGATCGCCGGGCTGAAGCACGGATACTTCGCCGATTCCGAACTGCGTCTCGAACGCTCGTTCCGGGACCTGCGCTCCGCCTCGCTCAACTACTCCGACGACCGGCTGCGCAAGACCAACGGCGCCCTCGCACTCCGCGATCCGGTGGTGCGTTTTGCCTGATCTGCCAGTGACGGCCGAAGCACCTGCCGTCTGGCGCGAACTGGGCCGGTCAGGGGCGATCGAGCGCTGTTCCGGCCCGGACTCCGCGCGAGCGCTGGGTGAACTGCTGACCGATCTCGATTCCCGCTATCCGGTGGGCGTGGTGCTGTCGGTCTGTGTGCAGATCGCCTCGGTCATCCCGTTGCTGCGCACCCTCGCTCCCGGCGACGGCGGTGCCGCCGACGTGTTCGATGCGGCGCTGTCGGGTAAGGCCATGGTGGCACTGGCCGCGACCGACGAGGCGGCGGCGGGCTCGGATCTGATGGACCTGGGAACGCGGATCCGCCAGGAAACAGGCGGGCCGCGCCTGGACGGCGGAAAGCGGTGGATCACCAACGCGCTGTGGGCGGATCACCTGCTCGTCTTGGCGCGATCACGCGAAACGCGGCACTTCACCAGTTTCGCCTGGGTACTGCTGCCCGCCGGGCGGGCCGTGGTGAGGCCCGGCGCCGAAGCGTTGTTCACCGGGGCGGGCATCGGCGACATCGACTTCACCGACGTCCGGCTCGACGCGAACCACGTCGTCGGCAGGCCCGGCCGGGCGATGGCGGAGTTCGTCCGGGCCATGGCGGGGGAGCGGCTGGCCGGAGGTCTGTGGGCTCGCGCGCTCTGCCGGCGGGTACTGCGCCAGACGTATCGGCGGCTCCGGGAACGCCCTGGCGGAACGGGTGTGTTGTGGGACAACGCGGCCGTGCGCGACCGGTTCGCCCGTTGCCTGGTCGCGTCGAGTGCCCTGGACGCCGAGGTCGCGGCCGCGTCGGCGGGCCCGTTGCGTCCCGCGTCGGCGATGCTGCTGAAGGTGCGCTGCGCGGACACCGTGGAGCTGGTGCTTTCCGGTTGCGTGGACCTGCTCGGCGCCGAGTCGTTCCAAGACGGTGGCTTGGCCTGGTTGCGTGCCGAGACAGCCATGTTCGGCATCGCGGGCGGGGCGAGCGGGGCGTTGCTGCAGGGCATCGCCCAGCACGCCGACGATTTGCTGACGGAGGTCGTGACGTGACAGCCGGATTGAGTTGCTACACCGCGAATCTGGAGCGTTATCTCGCGGGCGAGTTCGACTCGGCCGCCGTGGTGGGCCGGTCGGTCCGGCTCGCGGTGCGCGCCACCGAGGTCGGACTGGTGTTCTCTCACCACGCTCCCTCGCTGGATCACCTGCCCGACGGCACCCGGTTCGAGTACGCTGCCGTCACCGCCGCGGACACCGAAGACGCGCTGCGCCAGGAGATCCGACGGTACGGCCGGGCACTGGTCGTCGCCGACGCCGCCCGGTTGCCCTGGTCGGTCGCCTTCGGCGCGGCTCACGCTCCGCATTGGCTGCTCGTCACCGGCGCCGAGGCGGACCACTACCTCGTCGAGGACGCGTTCGAAGCGCTGTTGCCACAGGGAACCCAGCAGCCGTACCTCGGCACCGTCGCCCGGTCCGCCCTGCGGACCGCCATCACCGGCCTCCCCGAGTGGGACGCACCCCAGCGCGTGCGCAACGAAATGGCCTTCGGCGCCAGAATTTCCCTGCCCGGCACCACAACCGGTTCGATCTTGCTCCGGAGAGTCCTCGGTTCCGGCGAGGAACGGGCGCCGGAAAGCGGCCTCATCGAAGACGACTCGCTTGTCCTGCCGCTCCTGATGAACCGGCTCGCCGACGAGGGCCCGGCCGCGGCCCGTCACCTCCCGGACATCTGGGCCGCGGCCGGTCATCGCGCGTTCGCGCACCGGTGGCGGGCGCTGGCCGGGGACACCGAGACCGAACTGGCCACCGCCGAACTGTGGGGGGCGCTGCCACGGTGGGTGCAGATGGCGGTGGAGAGTGCCGCCCGCGGACGTCCCCGCTGGGGCGTCGCCCGTGCCGCGGTCGACGCCATCCTGCGTGCGGACGCCCCGAAGACAGGACGGACGGCATGACCGGAATCCTCGACGGTGTCACCGGAGCCGCGCGGCGAGATCCCGGCGCCATCGCACTGCAAGCCGGCACCCAGGTCCTTCGGTACGACGAACTGCTCGACCGGGCCGCCCGGATCGCGGCGGCCGTCCGCGCCCGCGTCGACGGACCGGTCCGCACCGTCGGGCTCCTTTGTGGACGGACACCCGCCGCGTACGCGGGATACCTGGCGGTGCTGGCACTCGGGGCGACCGTCGTGCCGATTAGCCCACGCTGGCCCGCTCCCCGTGTGCGGGCCGTCAGCCGTGCCGCGGACGTCCAAATCGTCCTCACCGACGTCGAGACCGATGCCGGTGGACTCACCCTGCCCGACGACGCCGACCTGCCGACCGGCCCCATCCCGTGGCCGGATCGGGTGGGCAACCCGGACGACGTGGCCTACGTGCTGTTCACGTCCGGGTCCACCGGACGCCCCAAAGGGGTGCCTGTGCGCCACCGCAACCTCACCGGCTACCTCGACGACTGTGTACGCCGCTACGACGTCGGCCCAGGGAGCCGTCTCTCGCAGACTTTCGCGCTGACGTTCGACCCGTCGGTGTTCGATCTGTTCGTCGCGTGGCGTTCCGGCGCGGCGCTCGTCGTCCCAGGCGAGCAGGATCTGGTGACACCCACGGGTTTCGTGCGATCGCGGTCGATCACGCACTGGTTCTCGGTACCGTCGATCATCACCCTCGCCCGCAGGCTGCGCGCGCTGCGCGCCGGGAGCATGCCGGACCTGCGCTGGAGTCTGTTCGCGGGAGAACGGCTCACCCTGGAGCAGGCGCGGGCCTGGTCGGCCGCCGCCCCGCGCAGCACGGTCGAAAACCTCTACGGACCCACGGAACTGACGATCACCTGCACGCGATATCGCCTCCCGGCGGGCGAATGGCCGTCGACCGCCAACGGATCCGTGCCGATCGGCTTGCCCAACGAAGGCCTCGATGCCGTGATTCTCGATGAGCGCGGCCGGCCCGCGGACGAGGGTCAGCTGGCCGTGCGAGGCCCCCAGCGTTTCGACGGCTACCTCGACGAAAACGACAACGTCGGCCGGTTCACCCACCCGGAGAACGGTCTGACCGCTGGGAACTACTACCTCACCGGCGACCGGGTCGCCTGGGCCGACGGGAACCTTCTGCATCTGGGCCGGATCGACGACCAGGTCAAGGTGAACGGTCAGCGTGTCGAACCGGGTGAGATCGAGGCCGTTCTTCGCGTCCTCCCCGGCGTGGACGACGTCGCCGTGGTCGCCGGAGAGCCCGAGCCCGGACGTGTCGACCTGCGGGCGTTCTACACGGGGGCGGCCGAGCCCGGCGAACTCGCCGAGCAGGCTCGCGCGCAGTTGCCGCCCTACATGGTGCCCGCGCGGTTCGACCGGCTGGAGGCTCTCCCGGTCACCGACAACGGCAAAACCGACCGGCGGGGACTGGCCGGTCTCGCAGGCAGCAGGGCTGGTCGTTGACCGATGCCGAGTCCGTGAAGGCCTTCACGGACTCGGCACCCGACAGGACAGTGGCATCGGTTCACTTCCGGTACACCAGCGGGTTCCACTCGTCGAAGTCCAGCGGGTCACCGGGGCGCAGTGTCGCCAGGATCTCTTCGGGCAGGATGTTGGCCGTGCCGTTGAACTCCGCGCCCTCGGGCTGCCAGGAGATCGTGAACGCCGACCGGGCGAACGGTGTCATGTTCGCGCCTGCGGCGTGCGCGGTGTCCCCGCTGTGCACGATCAGCGCGCCCTTACGGACCGGGCAAGGGGTCGGTTCGGCGTGCTCCCACGCCGGGTTGAGCAGGCGCAACCCGTCCAGCCGCCGCAGGTCGCCCTTGACCTCGACCCGGTCGTGGTGGCTGCCCGGAAGGTAGTGCAGACAACCGTTTCGCAGGTCGGCGTCGCCGAGGGCGAACCAGAACGTCGACGCGCCGGGGTGGGTGAAGGAGAACACGGGCGTGTCGGTGTGCCACCCCGTCGGCGCGCCCCACGCGGGTTTGACCATCGTCTGGTCATGCCAGATCCGTACTCCGCCGATGCCGGCGAGACGGCACGCCAGCCTGCCGAGCCGGGGATCGAGGCAGAAGCGGCGCACGCGCTCGTCGTCCTGCCATAGGTTCACGTGCTGGGACAGCACTTTCAGTGCTTTGGACCGGTGTTTCCCCAGGGCGTCGAGCAGCCTGCGGCGATCGTCGCTGCCCGCGCCGGTGGCGGCCGCCGACCGGCGCCCTTCACCGGGCAGCCGCGCGCCACCGCGTCCGACCACCGCTTCCGACAGCACCGTGCGCAGCCGTCCGACCGTGTCCGCGTCCAGGAAGTCGTCGATCACCAGGAAACCGTCGCGCCGGTAGGACCGGATCTGTTCCTCGGACAGCTCGTCGCGCATGGGGATAACCCGATCGGGTCGGGTTTCTGTAGTCATGCCTCCCAATTTCCCGCTGCGACCTACACGTCCAGTACAGCGAGCGCGCGATGTAGCCGGTCTGTATCCGCGGTGGCGAGCATCGCAGTCGCGCGCCACCGCGCGATCACGACGAGTGCCGGTTAAATTCGTGGACATGCCGGGGGAGCCGATGAACACGAGCACACCCGTCCGCAGCGGCCTTTTCCTCGGGCACCGCGGTTTCCGCCTGCTGTTCACCGCCGACGCGATCAGCCAGCTCGGCAGCCAGGTGGCCGTCGTGGCGCTGCCCCTGATCGCGTTGACGCTGCTGAACGCCTCACCGCTGGAGATCGGCCTGCTGACCGCGGCAGGCACCGCGGCGTTCGCGTTCGTGGGACTGCCCGCCGGGGCGTGGGTCGACCGGTTCCGGCGCAGGCCGGTGCTGGTGGCGGCGGACTTCTCCCGGTTCCTGCTGATGGGCTCGGTACCGATCGCGGCCCTGTTCGGCGTGCTCACCTTGCCGCATCTGTACGTCGTGGCCCTGCTGGCCGGTGTGGCCACGGTGTTCTTCGACGTCGCGTCGATGAGTTATGTGCCGTCGTTGGTCGCGCGCCAGAACCTGTTGAGCGCCAACGCGCGGCTGGAAGCCGTCGAGACCGGTGCGCGCGCGGGCGGTCCGGCGCTCGGCGGATGGCTGGTACAGCTCACCAACGCCGTCGTGGGTATCGCGGTGGACGCGGTGAGCTTCCTGTTGTCCGCGGTGGCGCTGGCACGTATCCGGCACGTCGAAGACCAGCCGGTGGTGGTCAAGACCCGGTTGCGCCGCCAGATCGCCGAAGGCGGCCGGTTCGTGCTGCGTCATCCGGTGCTGCGGCTGGTGGGTCTCGCCGGATTCCTCGGCAATTTCTGGGAGTCGGCGCTGCTCGCGGTGCAGCCGGTCTTCCTGCTCGAACATCTCGGTCTCGGCGCGGGTGCCTACGGTCTGGTGGTCGCCGCCGCGGGGGTGGGCGGGTTGCTGGGCAGTTCGGCGGCCTCCTGGGCGGGTGCCCGGCTCGGGACCCGGCGCACGATGTGGCTGCCGCTGGTCGTGGGATATCCCTTCCTGCTGCTGGCGCCGCTGGCAGGCAGCGGCTGGCTGGTGTTCCTCTATCCGTTGGGCACGTTCCTGGCCTTCTTCGGCGGCGCGATGCAGAACGTCGCGCAGCTGAGCTACCGCCAAGGCATCTGCCCACCGGAACTGCTCGGCCGGATGAACGCCACCATGCGGTTCCTGATCTACGGGGCGATGCCGCTCGGTGGTCTCGCGGGCGGCGTGCTGGCGACCGTGCTCGGGTTCCCAGGGTCGGTCTGGGTGATCGCCGCGGGTCTCCTGCTGTCGATCCTGCCGATGCTCGCCCCCGCCGTCCGGCATCTCGACGAGAGCGAGCGGGCAGCGGCGTGACGTCCGCGTGTACCCGTCGCGTATGCCGCTCCGCCAGCATGGGACGAGCAGGTCACCGAGGCGAGGAGCATGGGGATGAGCGTGAAGGTCGCGGTAGCCGGGGCCAGCGGCAACGCCGGGGGCGAGCTGCTGCGGCTGATCGAAGGTCACCCTGAACTGGTCCTCGGGCCGATCACCGCGGGGACCCAGGTGGGAAGCTCGGTGTCCGAGGTGCATCCCGGCCTTGCGGAGCTGGGCGACCGGGTCTTCGAACCCACGGACACCGCGGTGCTCGAGGCCGCCGACGTCGTGTTCCTCGCGCTGCCGAAGGGGCACTCGTCCCGGCTGGCCGCCGAGCTGACGCCGTCGGTGCGCGTGGTGGACCTGGGCCCGGACTTCCGCTTGACCGATCCGCTCGCGTGGGAGCACTACTACGGCGGCCCTCACCCCGGCAGCTGGACGTACGGGCTGCCGGAGATCCCCGGCGCGCGGGAACGTATCGCCGGTGCCCGGCGCGTGGCCACACCCGGTTGCTACGCCACCGCGGTGATCCTGGCACTGGGTCCGCTGCTCGCCGCGGGCCTGATCGGCCCGGACGACCTCGTCGTCACCGCGGTCTCCGGTACGTCCAGTGGCGGGCGAGCGGCCAAAGCCTCCTTGTCTCCCAGCGACGTCCTCGGCGCGTTGCGGTCGTACACGGTGGGGGCGACCTACCGCAATCCCGCCGAGATGGAACAGGAGCTGGCCACGTTCGCCAAAGCGCCCGTCACTGTCTCCTTCACCCCGTTCTCCGTGCCGATGCCGCGCGGGATCGTCGTCAGCTGCAGCGCTCGCCTACGTGACGGAACCGGAAGCGACGAACTGCGGGCCGCACTGGCCGAGGCCTACCTCGACGAGCGTTTCGTCCGGCTGCTTCCCGCCTCCCGATGGCCCGCGACCGCCGCGGTGACCGGGACCAACTCGGCCCTCCTGCAGGCAGGCGCGGACACCCGCACCGGCCGCGGTGTCGTGCTGTCCGCCATCGACAACCTCGGCAAGGGCGCCGCCGGGCAGGCAGTGCAGAACGCCAACCTGATGCTCGGCTTGCCCGAGGACGCCGGACTGACCACACGAGGAGCGTCATGACCAGCACCGCCACGCGTACGGCGACCGACAGCCTGCGGGCCCGGTTCGGCCGGGCGCTCATGCCCACCTATGGCACCCCCGCGCCCCCGATCGCGCTCGCCGCGGGCGAGGGCTGCCGGGTCCGCGACGTCGACGGCCGGAGCTACCTCGACCTCATCGGCGGTCTCTCGGCCAGTTCGCTCGGGCACGGCCATCCGGACCTGGCGGCGGCGATCGCCCGGCAGGCGGGCGAGCTGGTGCACACGTCCAACCAGTTCCTGCACGGACGCGAGGTCGAACTGGCGGAGCGGCTGCGTGACCTGCTCGACGCCCCGGACGCGCGCGTCTACCTGTGCAACTCCGGCACCGAGGCCACCGAAGCCGCACTGAAGCTCGCTCGGCACGCCCAGGGACGGGACCGGCCGATGGTGATCGCGGCCGAGGGTGCCTTCCACGGCCGGACCATGGGCGCCCTGCCGATGGCCGGTGTCCCCGCGATCCGCGACCCGTTCACCCCGTTCGGTGTCGACGTGCGGTTCGTGCCGTTCGGCGACGTCGCCGCCTTGACCGCCGCGGTCCGGGACGACACCGCCGCGGTGTTCCTGGAACCCGTGCAGGGTGAGGCGGGTGTGGTGAGCCCACCCGAGGGATACCTGCGCGCGGCCCGTGAGGCGTGCGACGCCGCGGGTGCGCTGCTGGTCCTCGACGAGGTCCAGAGCGGTATCGGGCGTACCGGCCGGTGGTTCGCCCACCAGGCCGAAGGGATCGTCCCCGATGTGATGACCCTGTCCAAAGGGCTCGGGGGCGGTATGCCGATCGCCGCGTGCGTCGGTTTCGGTTCCTGCGCCGGGATTCTGGTACCGGGCACGCACGGCAGCACCTTCGGCGGAAACCCGGTGGCGTGTGCGGCCGCGCTGGCCGTGCTCTCGGTGATCGAGCGCGACGGCCTGCTGGAGAACGCCTCCCAGGTCGGCGCCGCGCTGGCCGAGGGCATCCGGGCCGTGGAACATCCCCTGCTCACCGGGGTGCGCGGCCGGGGCCTGTGGCTGGCGATCACCCTGGCCGAA
This window encodes:
- the argC gene encoding N-acetyl-gamma-glutamyl-phosphate reductase, with the protein product MSVKVAVAGASGNAGGELLRLIEGHPELVLGPITAGTQVGSSVSEVHPGLAELGDRVFEPTDTAVLEAADVVFLALPKGHSSRLAAELTPSVRVVDLGPDFRLTDPLAWEHYYGGPHPGSWTYGLPEIPGARERIAGARRVATPGCYATAVILALGPLLAAGLIGPDDLVVTAVSGTSSGGRAAKASLSPSDVLGALRSYTVGATYRNPAEMEQELATFAKAPVTVSFTPFSVPMPRGIVVSCSARLRDGTGSDELRAALAEAYLDERFVRLLPASRWPATAAVTGTNSALLQAGADTRTGRGVVLSAIDNLGKGAAGQAVQNANLMLGLPEDAGLTTRGAS
- a CDS encoding acetylornithine transaminase encodes the protein MTSTATRTATDSLRARFGRALMPTYGTPAPPIALAAGEGCRVRDVDGRSYLDLIGGLSASSLGHGHPDLAAAIARQAGELVHTSNQFLHGREVELAERLRDLLDAPDARVYLCNSGTEATEAALKLARHAQGRDRPMVIAAEGAFHGRTMGALPMAGVPAIRDPFTPFGVDVRFVPFGDVAALTAAVRDDTAAVFLEPVQGEAGVVSPPEGYLRAAREACDAAGALLVLDEVQSGIGRTGRWFAHQAEGIVPDVMTLSKGLGGGMPIAACVGFGSCAGILVPGTHGSTFGGNPVACAAALAVLSVIERDGLLENASQVGAALAEGIRAVEHPLLTGVRGRGLWLAITLAEPVSVQVCEAAAAAGFLVNPVRPDAVRLAPPLILTAAEAAEFCAALPGILTVAAG